The following coding sequences are from one Halanaerobiales bacterium window:
- the atpD gene encoding F0F1 ATP synthase subunit beta: MSESQNIGKIVQVIGPVVDLEFPEGNLPEIYNAIRIDNEENDIHLTMETMKQLGDNRVRTVAMDSTDGLVRGMEAVNTGQPISVPVGEGVLGRIFNVLGETIDEQGEVDAETYNPIHREPPTYEEQETSDEIFETGIKVVDLLAPYTKGGKVGLFGGAGVGKTVLIQELINNIAIEHGGFSVFGGVGERTREGNDLYREFQEADILDKVAMVFGQMNEPPGARMRVGLSALTMAEYFRDESGRDVLLFIDNIFRFIQAGQEVSALLGRMPSAVGYQPTLAGDVGALQERITSTKKGSITSVQAVYVPADDLTDPAPATTFAHLDSTTVLSRDIAEKGIYPAIDPLDSTSNILDPRIVGEEHYQVARQIQETLQRYQDLQDIIAILGMDELSEEDKVVVNRARRIERFLSQPFFVAEQFTGVEGRYVSIEDTIKGFREILEGKHDDLPEEAFYMVGTIEEAKEKAERLEAGE; encoded by the coding sequence GTGAGTGAGTCACAAAATATTGGTAAAATAGTACAGGTTATTGGACCTGTAGTTGATTTAGAATTTCCAGAAGGAAATTTACCTGAAATATATAATGCGATAAGAATTGACAATGAAGAAAATGATATTCATCTAACTATGGAAACTATGAAGCAGTTAGGTGATAATAGGGTAAGAACAGTTGCTATGGATTCTACTGATGGACTTGTTCGTGGTATGGAAGCTGTTAATACCGGGCAGCCTATTAGTGTTCCTGTAGGAGAAGGTGTTCTTGGTAGGATATTTAATGTGTTAGGTGAAACAATTGATGAACAGGGTGAAGTTGATGCAGAAACTTATAACCCTATTCACCGGGAACCACCTACCTATGAAGAACAGGAAACATCTGATGAAATTTTTGAAACAGGTATTAAAGTTGTTGACCTGCTGGCACCATATACTAAAGGTGGTAAAGTAGGACTTTTTGGTGGTGCTGGTGTTGGTAAAACAGTACTTATTCAGGAACTAATTAATAACATAGCTATTGAACATGGTGGTTTTTCTGTGTTCGGTGGTGTTGGGGAACGTACTAGAGAAGGAAATGACCTTTATCGAGAATTTCAGGAAGCAGATATTTTAGATAAAGTTGCTATGGTTTTTGGTCAGATGAATGAGCCACCTGGAGCTAGAATGAGAGTTGGTTTATCTGCTCTAACAATGGCAGAGTACTTTAGAGATGAAAGTGGAAGAGATGTACTTTTATTTATTGATAATATTTTCCGCTTCATTCAGGCCGGTCAGGAGGTTTCTGCTCTTTTAGGTAGAATGCCTTCAGCTGTTGGTTATCAGCCAACTCTAGCTGGTGATGTAGGAGCTTTACAGGAAAGAATTACTTCTACTAAAAAAGGTTCAATCACATCTGTTCAGGCCGTATATGTTCCTGCAGATGACCTAACTGACCCTGCTCCAGCAACTACTTTTGCTCACTTAGATTCAACAACTGTTTTATCTAGAGATATTGCTGAAAAAGGTATTTATCCTGCTATTGATCCACTTGATTCTACATCTAATATTCTTGATCCAAGAATTGTTGGAGAAGAACATTATCAGGTAGCAAGACAGATTCAGGAGACCTTACAGCGTTATCAGGATCTCCAGGATATTATTGCTATTCTTGGTATGGATGAATTATCTGAAGAAGATAAAGTTGTTGTAAATAGAGCACGTAGAATAGAAAGATTTTTATCACAGCCATTCTTTGTAGCTGAACAGTTTACTGGTGTTGAAGGTAGATATGTATCTATTGAAGATACTATAAAAGGATTTAGAGAAATTCTTGAAGGTAAACATGATGACCTGCCAGAAGAGGCTTTTTATATGGTAGGTACTATTGAAGAAGCAAAAGAAAAAGCAGAAAGGCTTGAGGCAGGTGAATAA
- a CDS encoding F0F1 ATP synthase subunit epsilon, whose protein sequence is MSTIKLDIVTPERVVYSEEIEMLVATAIDGDIGILPGHTPLVTGLVPCVLKIDKGGEKIHISVSDGFMDVKPEEINVVVRTAEFPEEIDIERAEEAKERAKKRLEKEDDRTNKAKANSALERALARINAAERKRK, encoded by the coding sequence ATGTCTACAATAAAGTTAGATATTGTTACTCCTGAAAGAGTGGTTTATAGTGAAGAAATAGAAATGTTAGTAGCTACAGCCATAGATGGAGATATTGGAATTCTACCTGGACATACTCCACTGGTAACCGGCTTAGTTCCCTGTGTTTTAAAAATTGATAAAGGGGGAGAAAAAATTCATATATCTGTTAGTGATGGATTTATGGATGTAAAACCGGAAGAAATTAATGTAGTGGTAAGAACAGCTGAATTCCCTGAAGAAATAGATATTGAGCGTGCAGAAGAAGCAAAAGAAAGAGCTAAAAAGAGACTTGAAAAAGAAGATGACAGGACAAATAAAGCTAAAGCTAATTCAGCACTGGAGAGAGCTTTGGCCCGTATTAATGCAGCAGAAAGAAAAAGAAAATAA